The Euwallacea similis isolate ESF13 chromosome 7, ESF131.1, whole genome shotgun sequence genome has a window encoding:
- the st gene encoding protein scarlet, producing the protein MVLMFETRRLLIPVQHSTQLLPLVPTNGDDSSQNEGSMDDCENLETSISLIKRTRSYSKWSPMEEGVTLAWNDLSVSARTKVNGKQVHKRIINSVTGALKAGSLAALMGASGAGKSTLMAALGYRQTGEMHVEGEILINGRPIGSYMKHLCGFMPQDDIFVGSLTVFEHMNVMANLKLDRRVTKLEKTTKIDAILGQLGLRKCRNTRIGAIGQYKGLSGGEKKRLAFATELLTDPPILFCDEPTTGLDSFSAQKIVSIMSRMSMSGTTVLCTIHQPSSVIFDMFTQLILVADGRIAYMGGRASAIDFFERHGFNCPSSYSPADFFIKTLAMTPGHESNSRMTVKKICDHFTVSDYAKEVEVVVQYEFHMGRAEPREFELRQNFKPSFWWQQLFWLTYRWSKDSIKNPSVQSLRILQRVTIAIIVGLSFFNISFNTQKGIQAIQGLIFMFVAENTFNPTYYVLAEFPESHPLFLREFRSGLYHPAVYYVSRIIAWLPGFIIEPILFSSITYWLAGLRATSYAFLMTTLVTVLTFNVSCACGILFSCAFESVPSAMAYLVPFDYVLMITSGLFIKRGTIPAVIGWSRYLSWLMYSTESLSIIQWQGITNITCDNREDDNLPCLRDGTSVLDQYSFSGDNLGCDIWNMVFLLIGFNLLGYVFLWWKARRV; encoded by the exons ATGGTCCTAATGTTTGAAACACGGAGACTCTTAATACCTGTTCAGCATAGCACTCAGTTGTTACCCTTGGTACCCACTAATGGAGACGATTCCTCACAAAATGAGGGTTCAATG gATGATTGTGAAAATCTTGAAACTAGCATTTCGTTAATTAAGAGAACCAGAAGTTATTCAAAATGGTCTCCCATGGAAGAAGGCGTAACCTTAGCGTGGAATGATCTTTCTGTGTCTGCGCGAACTAAAGTTAATGGAAAGCAAGTGCACAAGAGGATCATAAATAGTG TTACAGGAGCACTAAAGGCTGGCAGTTTGGCAGCGTTAATGGGAGCTAG tgGTGCCGGCAAAAGTACTCTTATGGCCGCCTTAGGATATCGCCAAACAG GTGAAATGCACGTAGAGGGAGAGATACTGATAAACGGAAGACCTATAGGAAGCTATATGAAACATTTATGTGGATTTATGCCTCAAGATGATATATTTGTAGGATCTTTGACTGTTTTTGAACACATGAATGTTATG GctaatttgaaattagatCGCAGGGTAACAAAGTTggaaaaaacaacaaaaatcgATGCAATTCTCGGTCAGTTGGGTTTAAGAAAATGTAGAAATACCCGGATCGGTGCGATAGGACAATATAAAGGCCTATCAGGAGGGGAAAAGAAAAGACTGGCTTTTGCCACAGAG CTTCTGACTGATCCTCCTATCCTATTTTGCGACGAGCCAACCACAGGGCTGGACTCGTTCTCCGCTCAGAAGATTGTGAGTATTATGAGTCGAATGTCGATGAGCGGAACAACTGTCCTTTGCACCATTCATCAACCATCCTCTGTAATATTTGATATGTTCACACAGTTGATTTTGGTGGCCGATGGGCGGATAGCTTACATGGGTGGAAGGGCCAGTGCGATAGACTTTTTTGAGAGGCAC GGATTTAATTGCCCCTCTTCCTACAGTCCTGCagatttctttataaaaaccTTGGCAATGACTCCTGGTCATGAAAGCAACAGTAGGATGACCGTTAAGAAAATTTGCGATCATTTTACAGTTAGTGACTACGCAAAAGAGGTGGAGGTCGTAGTCCAGTATGAATTCCACATGGGAAGAGCTGAG cCAAGGGAGTTCGAATTGAGACAAAACTT CAAGCCTTCTTTCTGGTGGCAGCAACTCTTCTGGCTCACCTACCGATGGTCGAAAGATTCAATCAAAAATCCTTCAGTGCAGAGTTTACGAATTCTTCAAAGAGTG ACAATAGCCATAATAGTGGGACtctcatttttcaatataagcTTTAACACCCAGAAAGGAATTCAAGCGATCCAGGgcttaattttcatgtttgtagctgaaaatacttttaatcCCACGTATTATGTCCTGGCAGAATTTCCTGAAAGTCATCCGTTATTTCTCAGGGAATTTAGAAGTGGGTTGTATCATCCTGCGGTTTACTATGTCTCTAGAATCATAGCTTGG CTTCCAGGATTTATAATTGAACCAATACTATTTTCCTCCATCACCTATTGGTTGGCTGGTCTCAGAGCAACATCATACGCATTCCTCATGACCACTCTAGTAACTGTGTTGACCTTTAATGTTTCCTGTGCTTGTG gcatattattttcttgtgCTTTTGAATCGGTCCCCAGCGCCATGGCCTATTTGGTTCCATTCGACTACGTTCTTATGATAACCTCTGGGTTATTTATTAAGAGAGG aactaTACCTGCAGTCATAGGGTGGTCAAGATATCTTTCTTGGCTGATGTATTCCACTGAATCTCTGAGCATTATCCAGTGGCAGGGCATTACAAACATAA CTTGCGATAATAGAGAAGACGATAATCTCCCCTGCCTGAGGGACGGGACGTCCGTTTTGGACCAATATTCATTTTCGGGGGACAATTTAGGCTGCGACATTTGGAATATGGTATTTCTCTTAATCGGCTTTAATTTGCTTGGATATGTGTTTCTTTGGTGGAAAGCGCGACGAGTTTAG
- the LOC136409792 gene encoding protein white-like, which translates to MPGDETTPLFPKNGFSTDDSNSGNSSTDSTTYRLPIYGTSVDPAISSIKPVPAEERIIYSWSSINVFASNDAPQNNSSLMCMCCRKTTSESTYKKHLLKTVSGIAYPGELLAILGSSGAGKTTLLNALTFRSPKNITVTGTRCVNGTPINSRALTSLSAYVQQDELFIGSLTVKEHLKFQALVRMDKHISYDERMQRVEEVINEMTLSKCENTCIGIPGRLKGISGGELKRLSFAAEVLTNPSLMFCDEPTSGLDSFMALNVVQTLKNMAHAGKTIICTIHQPSSELYAMFDKLLLMAEGRIAFLGTPEAADIFFKELDAPCPKNYNPADYFIQLLAIVPGNEEPCRNAVNMICDKFHRSEVGIKVALDSAMMSGEFLRHNDTEVWINGNNGNVSPYKASWCAQFRAVLWRSWLSIIKEPLMVRVRLFQTILVSLVLGAIYYGQVINQDGVMNINGAIFMFLTNMTFQNVFAVISVFSAELPIFLREHKNGMYRTDVYFLGKTLADIPIFVFLPILFISICYFLIGLNSEMPRFFIACAVIILVANVATSFGYLISCASSTISMALSVGPPLLIPFLLFGGFLLNIESIPIYFEWLAYLSWFKYGNEALLVNQWENVTDIQCPPGNSTCPKDGQVVLEYYNFKPDHLVGDILCLCGLIVLFRFAAYIALLWKTFDDAEPKTASY; encoded by the exons AGTGGCAATAGCTCCACAGACTCCACTACGTACCGCTTACCCATCTATGGAACCTCAGTGGATCCAGCTATTTCTAGCATAAAGCCCGTTCCGGCCGAGGAACGGATAATTTATTCGTGGAGCTCAATAAACGTTTTTGCCAGCAATGATGCCCCCCAAAATAACTCCTCTTTGATGTGCATGTGCTGTAGAAAAACCACCAGCGAAAGCACATACAAAAAGCATTTACTTAAAACCG TTAGCGGCATTGCTTATCCAGGAGAATTACTAGCAATTTTAGGCTCAAGTGGAGCAGGAAAAACAACTCTTCTTAACGCCCTAACTTTTCGTTCACCGAAAAACATTACGGTAACAGGAACAAGATGTGTTAACGGGACACCCATTAATTCTAGAGCGTTGACAAGTCTATCTGCCTACGTCCAACAAGACGAATTGTTCATTGGAAGTTTAACCGTTAAAGAACATTTGAAGTTTCAG gcACTTGTTAGGATGGATAAACACATTTCCTATGACGAAAGAATGCAAAGGGTTGAAGAAGTGATAAACGAG ATGACTTTATCAAAATGCGAAAACACGTGCATTGGGATCCCGGGAAGACTGAAAGGGATTTCCGGTGGAGAATTAAAAAGACTGTCCTTTGCTGCAGAAGTTTTAACAAATCCATCATTAATGTTTTGCGATGAACCCACATCTG GCCTTGACTCTTTCATGGCTCTAAATGTGGTCCAGACCCTCAAAAACATGGCGCATGCCGGAAAAACCATAATTTGCACCATACACCAACCATCCTCCGAACTCTATGCCATGTTTGATAAATTGTTACTAATGGCTGAAGGCCGGATAGCATTTTTAGGCACCCCTGAAGCTGCcgacatatttttcaaaga ATTAGACGCACCTTGCCCAAAAAACTACAACCCTGCTGACTACTTCATTCAACTCCTGGCAATTGTGCCTGGAAATGAGGAGCCATGCAGGAACGCTGTGAATATGATTTGTGACAAATTTCACAGGTCTGAAGTGGGAATAAAGGTCGCTCTAGACTCAGCTATGATG tCAGGGGAATTTTTAAGACATAACGACACTGAAGTTTGGATAAATGGGAACAATGGCAATGTAAGTCCTTACAAAGCTTCTTGGTGCGCACAGTTTAGAGCAGTTTTGTGGCGATCTTGGCTAAGCATTATAAAGGAGCCTTTAATGGTTCGGGTGCGACTTTTTCAAACTATA cTGGTTTCCTTGGTCCTAGGCGCAATTTATTACGGACAGGTAATTAACCAAGACGGCGTTATGAACATAAACGGTGCCATTTTCATGTTTCTCACCAACATGACTTTCCAGAACGTATTTGCGGTGATCAGT GTATTTTCAGCGGAACTACCCATTTTCCTTAGAGAACACAAGAACGGAATGTACAGGACTGACGTATATTTTTTAGGGAAAACGTTGGCTGACATTCccatatttgtttttctgcCGATTTTATTCATATCAATCTGTTATTTCTTAATTGGGTTGAATAGTGAAATGCCAAGGTTCTTTATTGCATGTGCAGTTATAATATTAGTGGCAAATGTTGCGACAAGTTTTG GCTACTTAATTTCCTGTGCATCTTCAACTATCTCAATGGCCTTATCTGTTGGACCCCCTCTTCTCATCCCTTTTCTACTTTTTGGGGGGTTTCTATTAAATATTGA GTCCATTCCCATATATTTTGAATGGCTCGCCTACCTCTCTTGGTTTAAATATGGCAACGAAGCGCTGCTGGTCAATCAGTGGGAAAACGTCACAGATATTCAGTGTCCACCGGGAAATTCAACTTGTCCGAAAGATGGGCAAGTTGTTTTAGAATATTACAACTTTAAACCA GATCATCTTGTTGGAGATATTCTGTGTCTATGTGGACTCATCGTTCTCTTTAGATTTGCCGCTTATATTGCCTTGCTGTGGAAAACGTTTGATGACGCAGAGCCAAAAACAGCTTCTTATTGA